CCAGGGCCGCGAGGATGCCGAGGCCCACCGGCAGCATCATGGCCGTGGTGGCCGTGTTGCTCACCCAGAGCGAAATGGCGCAAGTGACCGCGCCCAGCGCCGCCAGGAGCCGGCCGGGCGATCGGGTCGCCCACTCGTGGCGCAGCAGGGCCCACGCGAAGCGCCGGTCGAGGCCGCTCGACCTCATGGCCTCGGCCAGGATGAAGCTGCCCACGAACAGGAAGATGACGGGGTCGGCGTAGGGGGCGAGCACCGTGCCGGCCGGCGCCACGCCCAGCACGATGCAGAGCACGGAGCCGAGAAGCGACGTCGCCGGCAGCGGGATCGCCTCGGTGACCCAATACGCCACCACCCAGACGAACACGGCCGCCAAACGATGGGCGGGAGCGGTGAGGCCCTCGAGCGGGGCCGCCAGGACGACGCCGAAAAGCGCCGGACCGACCAGGAGCGCGATCAACGTCGGATGAGTGTCAGATCGCGAATTCACAGCCTGACCATGGTGTCGAGCGGATTGTAGCGTAGGCGAGCGAAGCCTGACGCTCTGCCGTCCGTTGACGCGCCGCCCGCCCCCACACTACACTGGGGGCGTCTTCCCGGATGCTCCCATGAATGCCCACACATGCCCGGTAGTCGAACCAGTCGCGGCGAGCAAGCGCTATGTGAGGGACCGTTCCCTGCCCGTGGCACTGGCTCTCTGGTTCTGTGCCGGCATTCTCGGAGGCTGCGTCGGCACGACCTCCGGCCTGTCGATCACGACCACCGCGCTCAACCGCGCTTCCGAGCAGATTCCGGCCACGGTGACAAGGCCGGACGGGCCGGGACCCTTTCCCGCGGTCGTGATCATGCACGACTGCAGCGGCCTGGGTACGGCGTCGAGCGGCGCGCCCGACCGCTGGGCGAGAGAGCTGGTCGGTCGGGGATATGTCGTCCTCATTCCTGACAGCTTCACGACCCGGGGCCACGCCGGCGGCGTGTGCACCAATCCCTCGCCGAGCCGGAACGACGTCAGCCCTGCGCGGCGCGTGCGCGATGCGTACGCGGCCCTCGCCTACCTTCGAACGCTGCCCTACGTGGATGGACGGCGCGTCGGAATCATGGGCGGCTCGCACGGAGGCTCCACGACCCTCGCCTCGATGCTGGCGCCGGACAGCGACGCGGATCCGCTCGC
This is a stretch of genomic DNA from Candidatus Rokuibacteriota bacterium. It encodes these proteins:
- a CDS encoding dienelactone hydrolase family protein, with amino-acid sequence MRDRSLPVALALWFCAGILGGCVGTTSGLSITTTALNRASEQIPATVTRPDGPGPFPAVVIMHDCSGLGTASSGAPDRWARELVGRGYVVLIPDSFTTRGHAGGVCTNPSPSRNDVSPARRVRDAYAALAYLRTLPYVDGRRVGIMGGSHGGSTTLASMLAPDSDADPLAGEKRAGFAAGVALYPSCAPSIRAWRNSSGVYRPVAPLLILVGEKDDWTPPEPCRKLTDAARHAGYPVATKIYPGAHHSFDSDRPVRYLAARINASAPGGRGATTGGDPAAWADSIREVVAFFGQHLK